A genomic window from Nicotiana sylvestris chromosome 11, ASM39365v2, whole genome shotgun sequence includes:
- the LOC138881340 gene encoding uncharacterized protein, whose protein sequence is MVGDDNIMDLAAKAAAQIREKVALDAEEVGIRDTEIAYEEERAHRMAQNQPLGKMNEDPNNHMMDFEEIMNTFQYNGVSQDAVYLRVFPFTLKDDAKHWIRSLPHGSIRTWEEMTRIFLAKYFSSAKTGKFRREIYNFYQNKTETVQLDAMTKEIRKLTLASIHNEPHAACNICGRGHPTNECHATIEEVNVVGNYNFNPRLQFQPQQSNQYGLEDLMKSFIVKTDERLDSHGAAIKELETGTLPADTEKNPKETVNDVTLRSEQVMKDSTPIQKEVAPEKENRKELKIEYDKKTEKKKAYAKFLKEILKKKRKIEEIKVVKFTEHCSAILQNKLPQKCGDPGSFTIPCSLGILNFDKYLCDSGASINLMPLSIYRNWKDKVGANIFVAGRPNNYNTLGMRVDKYLL, encoded by the exons ATGGTTGGAGATGATAATATTATGGATTTGGCTGCAAAAGCGGCAgcccaaataagagaaaaagtTGCTCTAGATGCTGAGGAAGTAGGTATTAGAGATACAGAAATTGCATATGAAGAAGAGAGGGCGCACAGAATGGCTCAGAATCAGCCTTTGG GAAAGATGAACGAAGATCCAAACAATCATATGATGGACTTCGAGGAAATAATGAACACATTTCAATATAATGGTGTGTCACAAGATGCAGTTTACTTAAGGGTGTTCCCCTTCACTCTCAAAGATGATGCAAAGCACTGGATTCGAAGTTTGCCCCATGGATCAATTAGAACATGGGAGGAGATGACCAGGATATTTCTTGCTAAATATTTCTCCTCAGCTAAAACGGGCAAGTTTAGAAGAGAAATCTATAACTTTTACCAGAACAAGACTGAAACT GTACAACTTGATGCAATGACCAAGGAAATAAGGAAGCTAACCTTAGCCTCGATACATAATGAGCCTCATGCAGCCTGTAATATATGTGGAAGAGGACACCCTACTAATGAGTGTCATGCTACCATAGAAGAAGTGAATGTTGTGGGTAATTATAACTTCAAT CCGAGGCTGCAATTTCAGCCTCAACAATCAAATCAGTATGGGTTAGAAGATCTTATGAAGTCTTTTATTGTTAAGACAGATGAGAGGCTAGATTCTCATGGTGCAGCTATCAAAGAACTTGAGACAG GTACTCTACCAGCTGATACTGAGAAGAATCCCAAAGAAACGGTAAATGATGTGACCTTGAGAAGCGAACAAGTGATGAAAGATTCCACTccaattcaaaaagaagttgcgCCTGAAAAAGAAAATAGGAAGGAGCTGAAAATTGAATATGACAAAAAGACCGAGAAGAAGAAAG CTTATGCAAAGTTCTTAAAGGAGATCCttaaaaagaagaggaagatagaaGAGATCAAAGTGGTCAAGTTCACAGAGCATTGCAGCGCGATCTTACAAAATAAACTCCCACAAAAGTGTGGAGATCCCGGGAGTTTTACTATTCCTTGCTCTTTAGGCATTCTAAATTTTGATAAGTATTTATGTGATTCTGGTGCCTCAATTAATCTAATGCCATTATCTATTTATAGGAATTGGAAAGATAAGGTCGGTGCCAATATCTTTGTAGCTGGAAGACCAAACAACTATAACACCCTAGGGATGCGGGTGGATAAATATTTACTGTAG